A genomic window from Oryctolagus cuniculus chromosome 12, mOryCun1.1, whole genome shotgun sequence includes:
- the RHOV gene encoding rho-related GTP-binding protein RhoV: protein MPPRELSEAEPPPLRAPTPPPRRRSAPPELGIKCVLVGDGAVGKSSLIVSYTCNGYPARYRPTALDTFSVQVLVDGAPVRIELWDTAGQEDFDRLRSLCYPDTDVFLACFSVVQPSSFQNITEKWLPEIRTHNPQAPVLLVGTQADLRDDVNVLIELDQGGREGPVPQPQAQGLAEKIRACCYLECSALTQKNLKEVFDSAILSAIEHKARLEKKLNAKGVRTLSRCRWKKFFCFV from the exons ATGCCGCCGCGGGAGCTGAGCGAGGCCGAGCCGCCCCCTCTCCGGGCCCCGACCCCTCCTCCGCGGCGGCGCAGCGCGCCCCCGGAGCTGGGCATCAAGTGCGTGCTGGTGGGCGACGGCGCGGTGGGCAAGAGCAGCCTCATTGTCAGCTACACCTGCAATGGGTACCCCGCGCGCTACCGACCCACGGCGCTGGACACCTTCTCCG tGCAAGTCCTGGTGGATGGCGCCCCGGTGCGCATTGAGCTCTGGGACACAGCGGGACAG GAGGACTTCGACCGGCTGCGTTCCCTCTGCTACCCGGACACCGATGTCTTCCTGGCGTGTTTCAGCGTGGTGCAGCCCAGCTCCTTCCAGAACATCACAGAGAAATGGCTGCCCGAGATCCGCACCCACAACCCGCAGGCGCCGGTGctgctggtgggcacccaggccGACCTGAGGGACGATGTCAATGTACTGATTGAGCTGGACCAAGGCGGCCGGGAGGGCCCGGTGCCGCAGCCGCAGGCCCAGGGTCTGGCGGAGAAGATCCGGGCCTGCTGCTACCTCGAGTGCTCGGCCTTGACGCAGAAGAACCTGAAGGAGGTGTTCGACTCGGCCATTCTGAGCGCCATCGAGCACAAGGCCCGGCTGGAGAAGAAGCTCAACGCCAAAGGTGTGCGCACCCTGTCCCGCTGCCGCTGGAAGAAGTTCTTCTGCTTTGTTTGA